One window from the genome of Desulforamulus ruminis DSM 2154 encodes:
- a CDS encoding restriction endonuclease subunit S, whose protein sequence is MAGGAVNHHLEQMAQAIFKSWFVDFEPFADGEFIESELGEIPAGWRVLPLGDVVDISTKTINPQSCPDVVLEHYSIPAFDETCLPVFEVASGIKSNKYIVDKSCFLISKLNPSIKRIWRPYCISDNAVCSTEFIVYKAKNPSHKDFYYSIIDSASFTDFLLSHVTGSTGSRQRAIPSDTLAFAVVVPPDRIIDDFCDKVASIYEKFEQNHLENRLLRQTRDTLLPRLMSGELSVTNI, encoded by the coding sequence TTGGCAGGAGGGGCAGTAAATCATCATTTAGAGCAGATGGCACAGGCGATTTTCAAGTCGTGGTTCGTAGACTTCGAACCGTTCGCTGACGGTGAGTTTATCGAGAGCGAACTGGGTGAAATTCCTGCAGGGTGGCGGGTTCTGCCGCTTGGTGATGTTGTCGATATAAGCACTAAGACAATTAACCCGCAATCTTGCCCGGATGTAGTATTGGAGCATTACAGTATACCAGCATTTGACGAGACCTGCTTGCCCGTGTTTGAGGTAGCTTCTGGAATCAAAAGCAACAAGTATATTGTAGATAAGTCTTGCTTTTTGATTTCCAAACTCAACCCGAGCATTAAGCGTATCTGGCGACCCTATTGTATCAGCGATAATGCTGTGTGTTCTACTGAGTTCATCGTTTACAAGGCGAAGAACCCATCACATAAGGACTTTTATTACTCTATCATTGATAGTGCCTCCTTCACGGATTTCCTATTATCACATGTAACAGGATCTACAGGAAGCCGACAACGCGCTATTCCGAGCGATACACTCGCTTTTGCTGTGGTTGTACCACCTGATAGAATCATTGATGACTTTTGCGATAAAGTTGCATCTATTTATGAGAAATTTGAGCAGAACCATCTTGAAAACCGTCTACTTAGGCAAACCAGGGATACCTTGTTACCCCGCTTGATGTCAGGCGAGTTGTCCGTCACCAACATCTAA
- the xerA gene encoding site-specific tyrosine recombinase/integron integrase yields MKDKLITEIQASMASMLTLAQLEELRRVLTQSLHNVDVTERKAPESHENAENEGLLEVFISAKRIEGCSEKSLKYYYATICNMLNSIKKPVREISTDDLRGYLADYQKERGSSKVTIDNMRRIFSSFFGWLEDEDYILKSPVRRIHKIKTDKTIKETFSDEGLELLRDACEEIRDLAIIDLLASTGMRVGELVQLNRKDINFHERECVVFGKGSSERVVYFDARTKVHLLNYLNSRTDNNPALFVSLTQPHERLMIGGVETRLREIGKRADMPKVHPHKFRRTLATRAIDKGMPIEQVQRLLGHVKIDTTMHYAMVNQANVKNSHRKFIG; encoded by the coding sequence ATGAAAGATAAATTGATAACAGAGATTCAGGCAAGTATGGCATCGATGCTCACACTGGCGCAATTGGAGGAACTCCGGCGAGTGCTTACGCAAAGCCTCCACAACGTGGATGTTACTGAGCGCAAAGCTCCGGAGTCACATGAAAACGCCGAGAACGAAGGGCTGCTTGAAGTGTTTATTTCAGCAAAACGCATTGAAGGTTGTTCGGAAAAATCGCTTAAATACTACTACGCGACAATCTGCAATATGCTTAACAGCATTAAGAAACCCGTGCGAGAAATCAGTACGGACGACCTGCGCGGCTACCTGGCCGATTATCAGAAGGAGCGCGGTTCAAGCAAGGTAACGATTGACAATATGCGGCGCATATTCTCCAGCTTCTTCGGGTGGCTCGAAGATGAGGATTACATTCTTAAAAGCCCCGTGCGGCGCATTCATAAGATAAAGACGGATAAGACCATTAAGGAAACCTTTTCTGATGAGGGGTTGGAACTACTCCGCGACGCATGCGAGGAAATCCGCGACTTGGCAATAATTGACCTGCTTGCGTCAACAGGAATGCGTGTCGGTGAATTGGTTCAACTAAACCGCAAGGACATCAACTTTCATGAGCGTGAGTGCGTGGTGTTTGGTAAAGGCAGCAGCGAGCGGGTGGTTTACTTCGATGCCCGAACTAAAGTCCACCTGCTTAACTATCTCAACAGCCGCACCGATAATAACCCTGCACTGTTTGTGTCGTTAACCCAGCCCCATGAGCGGCTGATGATAGGCGGCGTGGAAACACGGCTCCGTGAAATTGGTAAACGAGCGGATATGCCGAAGGTACACCCGCACAAATTTCGGCGAACGCTCGCTACACGAGCCATTGACAAAGGAATGCCCATAGAGCAGGTTCAGCGCCTGCTCGGTCATGTAAAGATAGATACGACCATGCACTACGCGATGGTCAATCAGGCGAATGTAAAGAATTCACATAGGAAATTTATTGGATAA
- a CDS encoding restriction endonuclease subunit S codes for MPQGWKPTRIGDICKTNQQTYSLSEKWPFVNYLDTGNITENRISEIQHLVTGQDTLPSRARRKVAVDDILYSTVRPNQRHYGIVKEVLPNMLVSTGFAVITADKSVADSDFLYYYLTQKEIVDSLHAIGEQSVSAYPSIKPSDIEGLELMLPPLYEQHEIGRTLRALDDKIANNTMINHHLEQMAQAIYADFVASVDGATMKLKELCAFQEGYVNPSQSRTEYFDGAIKWLRAVDINESFIFDTSRTLTDCGFGSAGKSAYLFKPNTIAISKSGTIGRLGFVADFMCGNRAVINISPNNTRILPFVYLYLKSRQTEYPDLAVGSVQKNLYVPILQELDILVPEESVLLEFCDSVAPLFEQWKNNVAENRTLSQTRDALLPRLMSGELSVADHGNAK; via the coding sequence ATGCCTCAAGGTTGGAAGCCTACACGGATAGGCGACATTTGCAAGACGAACCAGCAGACCTATTCGCTGTCAGAGAAGTGGCCGTTCGTCAATTATTTGGACACTGGGAATATCACGGAAAACCGAATCAGCGAAATCCAGCACCTCGTCACAGGGCAGGATACCCTGCCAAGCAGGGCGCGGCGCAAGGTTGCCGTTGACGACATCCTTTATTCGACTGTTCGCCCGAATCAGCGACATTATGGCATAGTCAAAGAGGTACTGCCGAATATGCTTGTATCTACGGGCTTTGCGGTCATCACAGCGGACAAGTCGGTAGCGGACAGCGATTTTCTCTACTACTACTTGACGCAGAAAGAAATCGTGGATAGTCTACACGCTATTGGCGAGCAGAGCGTTTCGGCGTACCCGTCCATAAAACCGTCCGACATAGAGGGCTTGGAGCTGATGCTGCCGCCATTGTATGAGCAACACGAAATTGGACGTACATTGCGGGCGTTGGACGATAAAATCGCCAACAACACAATGATAAATCATCATTTAGAGCAGATGGCGCAGGCCATTTATGCTGATTTTGTGGCGAGTGTTGATGGGGCAACTATGAAGCTAAAAGAACTCTGCGCCTTCCAAGAAGGGTATGTCAACCCATCGCAAAGCCGAACAGAGTATTTTGATGGTGCGATCAAATGGCTTCGGGCGGTTGACATCAACGAGTCCTTTATCTTCGATACTTCGCGAACACTCACAGACTGCGGTTTTGGGAGTGCGGGTAAAAGCGCGTATTTGTTTAAACCGAACACTATTGCCATTAGCAAATCGGGCACCATTGGGCGTTTAGGCTTTGTTGCTGACTTTATGTGCGGCAATCGAGCAGTAATCAATATCTCCCCTAACAACACGCGGATTCTGCCGTTTGTATATCTGTACTTGAAGTCGCGGCAAACAGAGTACCCCGATTTGGCTGTCGGTAGCGTACAGAAAAACCTATACGTCCCGATTTTGCAGGAGCTTGATATTCTCGTACCTGAAGAGAGTGTACTACTGGAATTCTGTGATTCAGTTGCTCCTTTGTTTGAACAATGGAAAAACAACGTAGCCGAAAACCGAACGCTATCACAAACCCGCGATGCTCTCTTACCCCGCTTGATGTCCGGAGAGTTGTCCGTTGCCGACCACGGCAATGCTAAATGA
- a CDS encoding type I restriction endonuclease subunit R, which yields MPYTEANYENAVLEVFRDTLGYGYSYGPDVVRDYSDPLYTDELLPALRRVNSKLPEVALSEAVYKLRNFEGGTVLQKNVQFMDYLQNGVSVNYYDKGEQRSALVQLVDFDNIKQNTFTVANQWTITENSEKRPDVIVFLNGLPVVVFELKSPSREETDASEAYRQLRNYMKEIPSLFIYNAFLVMSDLATSKAGTITADEDRFMEWKTKDGSYENTQYAQFDTFIEGMFEKGRLLDIIKNFICFSGDAKILGAYHQYFAVRKAITSTAKATETDGRGGVFWHTQGSGKSLSMVFYAHLLQEILNSPTIVVLTDRNDLDDQLFGQFAKCADFLRQTPQQAESRIHLKELLAGRQANGIIFTTMQKFEESSEALSDRRNIIVMADEAHRGQYGLEEKVDAKTGRVILGTARIIRDSLPNATYIGFTGTPISSKDRSTIEVFGNYIDIYDMTQAVEDGATRPVYYESRVIHLKLDEDVLQLIDAEYDIMGENAEPYAIEKSKKELGQMESILGADQTITALCEDIVKHYEENRQYELTGKAMIVAYSRPIAMKIYHKILQMRPDWTEKLGVVMTSGNNDPEEWREIIGNKRHKDEMAKKFKDNNSPLKIAIVVDMWLTGFDVPSLATMYVYKPMAGHNLMQAIARVNRVYKNKEGGLVVDYVGIASALKQAMNDYTNRDKQNYGEQDIAKTALPKFIEKLEVCRDLFHGFDYAGFMDAKATDLARAKAISGGVNFLSGIDKEKQRESFVKEAMLLRQALSLCRSLLKPEQRFEAAYFEAVRTLLTRITGEGKPLSLKEINARVNELLKASIQSEGVINLFSDIDTGFSLFDPKFLEEIAKMKERNLAVEILKKLLAEQVSLYRRTNLVKSEKFSEMLSRAMKAYLNGMLSNEEVIAELMKMAKDMANAQAEGDALGLNDEELAFYDALTRPEAVKDFYQNEELVAMTHELTDMLRKNRTIDWQKKESARAGMRRMVKKLLKKYKYPPDGMEDAIATVIGQCEMWADN from the coding sequence ATGCCATATACCGAAGCAAATTATGAAAATGCGGTGCTTGAGGTTTTCCGCGACACATTGGGTTACGGCTATTCCTACGGGCCTGATGTTGTGCGCGATTATTCCGACCCACTGTATACAGACGAGTTGCTGCCTGCCCTGCGGCGCGTCAACTCGAAACTCCCGGAAGTTGCACTCTCCGAGGCGGTTTATAAGCTGCGCAATTTCGAAGGTGGCACGGTGTTGCAGAAAAACGTCCAATTTATGGACTACCTCCAAAACGGCGTATCAGTGAATTATTATGACAAGGGTGAACAACGTTCCGCACTCGTTCAGCTTGTGGACTTTGATAACATCAAGCAAAACACTTTCACTGTCGCTAACCAGTGGACTATTACCGAAAACAGTGAGAAACGTCCAGATGTTATTGTGTTCCTGAACGGTCTGCCTGTAGTGGTATTCGAGTTAAAGTCACCGAGTCGCGAGGAAACCGATGCTAGCGAAGCTTATCGCCAGCTTCGTAACTATATGAAAGAGATCCCATCCCTGTTCATCTACAACGCTTTTCTTGTGATGAGCGACCTCGCCACTTCCAAAGCGGGTACAATCACCGCCGATGAAGACCGTTTTATGGAATGGAAAACAAAAGACGGCAGTTACGAAAATACGCAGTACGCCCAGTTCGACACCTTCATTGAAGGAATGTTCGAGAAGGGGCGACTGCTTGATATTATCAAGAATTTTATCTGCTTCTCCGGCGACGCGAAGATTCTTGGTGCCTATCACCAATATTTTGCCGTGCGGAAGGCCATTACTTCCACCGCCAAGGCAACCGAAACAGACGGGCGTGGCGGTGTTTTTTGGCATACGCAAGGCAGTGGCAAGTCATTGTCTATGGTATTCTACGCCCATCTTTTACAGGAGATATTGAACTCCCCTACAATCGTTGTGCTGACCGACCGTAACGACCTTGACGATCAGCTGTTCGGGCAATTTGCAAAGTGTGCGGACTTCCTGCGCCAAACGCCCCAACAAGCCGAAAGCCGTATTCATTTAAAAGAGCTTCTCGCGGGGCGGCAAGCGAACGGTATTATCTTCACTACGATGCAAAAGTTTGAGGAATCCTCCGAAGCCCTCTCCGACCGACGCAACATCATCGTTATGGCGGACGAGGCGCACCGTGGGCAATATGGACTTGAGGAAAAGGTGGATGCCAAGACAGGACGTGTTATCCTCGGTACGGCTCGGATTATCCGTGACAGCCTGCCAAATGCGACCTACATAGGATTTACTGGCACCCCCATCTCCTCGAAAGACCGCTCGACAATTGAGGTTTTCGGCAATTACATTGATATCTACGATATGACTCAAGCTGTGGAGGACGGCGCAACTCGCCCGGTCTACTATGAGAGCCGGGTTATTCACTTGAAATTAGACGAGGATGTTTTGCAGCTAATCGATGCCGAATACGACATTATGGGTGAGAATGCCGAACCATATGCCATAGAGAAAAGCAAAAAGGAACTTGGGCAGATGGAAAGCATCCTTGGTGCCGACCAGACGATAACTGCCCTGTGTGAGGACATCGTAAAGCATTATGAGGAAAACCGCCAGTATGAACTGACTGGCAAGGCAATGATAGTTGCTTACTCTCGCCCGATTGCTATGAAGATTTACCATAAGATTCTTCAAATGCGTCCAGATTGGACAGAAAAACTTGGTGTGGTGATGACAAGCGGTAACAACGACCCTGAAGAATGGCGCGAGATCATCGGCAATAAGCGCCACAAAGACGAAATGGCGAAGAAGTTCAAGGATAATAACAGCCCCCTTAAAATCGCCATTGTGGTGGATATGTGGCTAACAGGATTCGATGTTCCGAGCCTTGCAACGATGTACGTTTACAAGCCGATGGCGGGTCATAATCTTATGCAGGCAATCGCACGCGTCAATCGCGTTTATAAGAATAAAGAAGGCGGCTTAGTGGTTGATTATGTTGGTATCGCGTCCGCGCTGAAACAGGCGATGAACGACTACACCAACCGTGATAAACAGAACTACGGGGAACAGGATATTGCCAAGACCGCCCTCCCGAAGTTTATTGAAAAGTTGGAAGTTTGCCGTGACTTGTTCCATGGGTTTGACTACGCCGGCTTTATGGACGCGAAAGCTACAGACCTTGCCCGCGCCAAGGCAATCAGTGGCGGCGTAAACTTCCTGTCTGGTATAGATAAAGAAAAGCAGCGCGAGTCTTTCGTTAAAGAGGCTATGCTGCTCCGTCAGGCGTTGTCACTCTGTCGCTCACTCCTTAAGCCTGAACAGCGATTTGAAGCGGCATATTTTGAAGCAGTTCGGACTCTCCTAACCCGTATTACGGGCGAAGGTAAGCCGCTGTCCCTGAAAGAAATAAATGCCCGCGTCAACGAACTGTTAAAAGCGAGCATTCAGAGCGAAGGCGTTATAAACCTGTTTTCTGATATAGATACGGGGTTCTCGCTTTTCGACCCGAAGTTTCTCGAGGAAATCGCTAAGATGAAGGAACGCAACCTCGCGGTAGAAATCCTTAAAAAACTTCTCGCCGAGCAAGTATCGCTCTACCGTCGAACGAATCTTGTTAAGTCAGAAAAGTTTTCCGAAATGCTATCCCGTGCAATGAAAGCGTACTTGAACGGGATGCTTTCCAATGAGGAAGTTATTGCCGAACTAATGAAGATGGCAAAGGACATGGCAAACGCTCAAGCGGAGGGCGACGCGCTTGGACTGAATGATGAAGAGCTGGCATTCTATGATGCTCTGACTCGTCCCGAAGCAGTAAAGGATTTCTATCAAAATGAAGAACTTGTAGCAATGACTCATGAGCTTACCGATATGCTCCGCAAGAACCGCACTATCGACTGGCAGAAGAAAGAATCTGCTCGCGCCGGAATGCGACGCATGGTAAAGAAGCTGTTGAAAAAATATAAATACCCGCCTGATGGTATGGAAGATGCAATCGCCACCGTAATTGGTCAGTGCGAGATGTGGGCAGATAACTAA
- a CDS encoding DUF262 and DUF1524 domain-containing protein — MDATKGNIYQILNGSKQFVIPVYQRTYSWEKEQCMRLWRDIAAMQKSNREGHFVGSIVNIEEKAMPIGVQKYMIIDGQQRLTTLTLLLIALRDYASVHSEEAGINAHKITDTLLLNAYESGSDRYKLFLTQTDREVLIKLIEHSPIGEEVRSRLIDNYLFFAGQIAKMELSPIEVYQSIGKLQIVNITLDRQSDDPQAIFESLNSTGIDLSESDLIRNHILMGLDTDKQTAVYNNTWRPTELLFNYERASSLMDKFFRDYLTMKLGRIPNKNKVYEEFKAYHANCGLEVSDLCLDIYSFSKHYTDMYFCRSGDERLKSLYEEMRSVQMEVAYPFLMKVHDDCDSGMITLDELLEIIRLCVSYVLRRSICDIPTNSLNKTFATMKNHIRADDYLNSVKAFFVLQDSYKEFPNDERFISAFLSRDIYHMRVCNYILSRLENYNNKSAVKTDALTIEHIIPQNPKLSMEWVANLGENWKEVQKKYLHTIGNLTLTAYNSEMSDSSFTDKLDMEGGFKQSALRLNKYVVMQTTWGEDQVKTRGSELGELAKSIWPFPALNDEQLAPYIKQDDIVPQYSIDSYEQLNAFNRILFEKLNACIMNLSAFVKREFKKLYIAYKVDTNFVDVVIQKSRLRLSVNMKFADVIDPKGLCKDITGLGRWGNGDVELFLDSLEQLDDVMFIVEQGFQEQMGIEVKN; from the coding sequence ATGGATGCTACAAAAGGTAATATCTATCAAATATTGAATGGGTCTAAGCAGTTTGTTATACCCGTCTATCAACGCACCTACAGTTGGGAGAAGGAACAGTGTATGCGCCTTTGGCGTGATATAGCTGCCATGCAAAAATCTAACCGGGAAGGGCATTTTGTCGGTTCTATAGTAAACATCGAGGAAAAGGCCATGCCCATAGGGGTTCAAAAATACATGATCATTGACGGGCAGCAGCGCCTTACCACGCTAACGCTCTTGTTAATTGCGCTGCGCGACTATGCCAGTGTGCATTCAGAAGAAGCTGGAATTAACGCACATAAAATTACCGACACGCTTCTGCTCAATGCCTACGAAAGCGGTAGTGATCGTTATAAACTATTCTTGACACAAACAGACCGGGAAGTGCTGATAAAACTTATTGAACATTCACCCATAGGTGAAGAGGTTAGATCTCGGCTGATCGACAACTATTTATTCTTCGCCGGGCAGATAGCTAAAATGGAATTATCCCCGATTGAAGTCTATCAGTCTATTGGGAAATTACAGATAGTGAATATCACGCTCGATCGTCAGTCTGATGATCCGCAAGCGATTTTTGAAAGCCTGAATTCTACCGGCATAGACTTGTCGGAGTCCGACCTTATTAGAAACCATATTCTTATGGGACTGGATACGGATAAGCAAACAGCAGTGTATAACAATACTTGGAGGCCAACTGAGCTTTTATTTAATTATGAGAGGGCGAGCTCTCTCATGGATAAATTTTTCCGTGACTATCTTACCATGAAACTTGGAAGAATCCCAAACAAGAATAAGGTTTACGAGGAATTTAAGGCATACCATGCCAATTGCGGTTTGGAAGTAAGCGATCTATGCCTTGATATTTATTCTTTCTCCAAGCATTATACAGATATGTACTTTTGCAGGAGCGGCGATGAACGCTTAAAATCCCTTTACGAGGAAATGCGCTCTGTTCAAATGGAGGTAGCGTATCCGTTCCTCATGAAGGTTCATGATGATTGCGATAGTGGCATGATAACACTAGATGAACTATTGGAAATCATCAGGTTGTGCGTGAGTTATGTGCTTAGGCGAAGCATTTGCGATATTCCGACGAATTCCCTCAATAAGACTTTTGCTACCATGAAAAATCACATTCGAGCAGATGACTACCTGAATTCTGTAAAGGCCTTTTTTGTCTTGCAGGATTCATATAAAGAGTTCCCTAACGATGAGCGGTTTATTTCTGCCTTTTTATCACGTGATATTTACCACATGCGTGTTTGCAATTATATCCTTAGCCGCCTTGAGAACTATAACAACAAGTCGGCTGTGAAAACTGATGCGCTGACGATTGAACATATCATCCCTCAAAATCCAAAGTTATCGATGGAATGGGTTGCTAATCTCGGTGAAAACTGGAAGGAAGTGCAGAAGAAATATTTGCATACTATTGGAAACCTTACATTGACTGCTTACAATTCTGAAATGAGCGATTCATCCTTTACGGATAAACTTGATATGGAAGGCGGATTCAAACAGAGTGCCCTCCGATTGAATAAATATGTCGTGATGCAGACGACTTGGGGCGAAGATCAAGTCAAGACTCGCGGCTCGGAACTCGGTGAGTTAGCCAAAAGCATATGGCCATTCCCTGCTTTGAATGATGAGCAGCTTGCCCCTTATATAAAACAAGACGATATTGTACCACAGTATTCCATTGACAGCTATGAACAACTGAATGCTTTTAACCGAATCCTGTTTGAGAAACTCAATGCATGCATCATGAATCTTTCCGCTTTTGTTAAACGTGAATTCAAGAAACTGTACATTGCCTATAAGGTGGATACAAACTTTGTAGATGTTGTAATACAAAAATCGCGGCTGCGTTTGTCAGTGAACATGAAGTTCGCAGACGTTATAGACCCAAAAGGTCTTTGCAAAGACATAACCGGGTTGGGACGTTGGGGAAATGGAGATGTCGAATTATTCTTGGATAGTTTGGAACAACTTGATGATGTAATGTTTATAGTTGAGCAGGGCTTCCAGGAACAGATGGGTATCGAAGTCAAGAATTAA
- the smpB gene encoding SsrA-binding protein SmpB, translating into MTSKPAPSGKTFKTIIENRRARHEYHILETYEAGIELKGTEVKSLRAGKSNLQDSYARVDNGELILYNMHISPYEQGNRFNHEPKRNRRLLMHKQEIMRLLGKIREKGLTLIPLKVYFNPRGRVKVELGLGQGKKSYDKRQDIAARDAKRDMDRAIRERQKV; encoded by the coding sequence ATGACGTCAAAACCTGCTCCATCCGGAAAAACCTTTAAAACCATCATTGAAAACCGCCGGGCACGGCACGAATATCATATCCTGGAAACCTACGAGGCGGGGATAGAACTGAAGGGAACCGAAGTAAAATCCCTGCGGGCCGGGAAATCCAACCTGCAAGACAGTTATGCCCGCGTTGATAACGGCGAACTGATCCTGTATAATATGCATATAAGTCCTTATGAACAGGGCAACCGGTTTAACCATGAGCCCAAGAGAAACCGCAGGCTTCTGATGCATAAACAGGAAATCATGCGGCTGCTGGGTAAGATCAGAGAAAAGGGTTTAACTTTAATTCCCTTAAAAGTGTACTTTAATCCCAGAGGCCGGGTCAAAGTGGAACTGGGATTGGGACAAGGTAAAAAATCCTATGACAAGCGTCAGGATATTGCCGCCCGGGATGCCAAGCGGGATATGGACCGCGCTATCCGGGAGCGGCAGAAGGTATAA
- a CDS encoding HDIG domain-containing metalloprotein yields MNREEALQILKKNLKNKNLVNHCVAAEVVMRRLALHFGEDEEKWGLAGLLHDIDYDNTKDQPERHSLLGAEMLSEMGLPEDLVYAVKVHNECHGLPRNSLMDKALYAADPTTGLIVAGALIKPEKKLSAIDVPFLVNRMNEKSFARGANREQIRSSSELGLTLEEFLGLSLEAMQNASDQLGL; encoded by the coding sequence TTGAATCGGGAAGAAGCACTGCAGATATTGAAGAAGAATCTAAAGAATAAAAATCTGGTTAATCATTGCGTGGCGGCGGAAGTGGTGATGAGACGACTGGCCCTGCACTTCGGGGAAGACGAGGAGAAATGGGGTCTGGCAGGGCTGCTTCACGACATTGATTATGATAACACCAAAGATCAGCCGGAGCGGCACAGTTTGCTGGGAGCAGAAATGCTTTCAGAAATGGGCTTGCCCGAGGACCTTGTTTATGCTGTAAAGGTGCATAATGAATGTCACGGGTTGCCCCGCAACAGCCTCATGGATAAGGCACTGTACGCTGCCGACCCTACTACCGGATTGATTGTGGCCGGTGCTTTGATCAAGCCGGAGAAAAAGCTTTCGGCCATCGACGTGCCCTTTTTAGTGAATAGGATGAATGAAAAATCCTTTGCCCGGGGGGCCAACCGTGAGCAAATCCGCTCTTCCTCCGAACTGGGTTTAACCCTGGAAGAGTTTTTAGGCTTAAGCCTGGAAGCCATGCAAAATGCTTCAGACCAACTGGGTCTTTAA
- a CDS encoding PaaI family thioesterase, which produces MQKNQDIYNSEKWQEVNKCFACGRNNPIGLKLKIKHKDDICYTTFTPKAEHSGWLNVMHGGLLSTVMDEVMAHWLWGRGTPAMTVEMTARYLKPVPIGEPIIVTARQQLDRGRIANMEAEVTLADGTKVAKAVAKFIKTERGLQIESGRSTADIEEESKE; this is translated from the coding sequence TTGCAAAAGAATCAGGATATTTACAACAGCGAAAAATGGCAGGAAGTAAATAAATGCTTTGCTTGCGGTCGGAACAACCCTATAGGCCTAAAACTAAAAATTAAACATAAGGACGATATTTGCTATACCACCTTTACACCCAAGGCCGAACACTCCGGCTGGTTAAATGTCATGCACGGAGGTCTTCTTTCCACGGTGATGGATGAAGTGATGGCCCACTGGCTGTGGGGAAGAGGAACTCCGGCCATGACCGTGGAGATGACCGCGCGCTATCTGAAGCCGGTACCCATTGGAGAGCCTATTATTGTTACCGCCAGGCAGCAGTTGGACCGGGGCAGGATTGCCAACATGGAGGCGGAAGTGACGCTGGCCGATGGAACCAAAGTGGCAAAGGCGGTAGCCAAGTTTATCAAGACAGAGAGGGGTTTACAGATTGAATCGGGAAGAAGCACTGCAGATATTGAAGAAGAATCTAAAGAATAA